In Ilumatobacter fluminis, the following proteins share a genomic window:
- a CDS encoding AMP-binding protein, which yields MFPGTHIATQPDKPAVIMADTGWTQTFAELDAAANRLSRVFRNAGFQPGDHVALCMENHPRYLEVLWGCEYAGLIYTAASSRLNDEELAYIINDCGARGYITSKYKSDQAESLIDTCPNLELRLMLDDTIEGYDSYEATVEAQSAEPLEGRVAGTDMLYSSGTTGRPKGVMPALDQQPIEERVTGVAGMLSVLFGMDASKTYLSPAPLYHAAPLRFCMSTVAIGATVVVMSKFDAEDYLRLIEKFGVTHSQVVPTMFVRMLKLPEETRAKYDVSSLECVIHAAAPCPVPVKKQMIDWWGPVLHEYYAGTEGNGFCYCNSEMWLGHQGTVGMPINCVVHIVGEDGEEVPVGESGTVYFEGGAEFEYHNDAEKTAGSRHPKGWSTLGDVGYLDEDNYLYLTDRKAYMIISGGVNIYPQEAENVLTMHPDVVDVAVFGVPNDDFGEEVKAVVQPKEMPADDEAAAALSASLIKYCREHLADVKCPRSVDFREELPRHPTGKLYKRLLKDEYWKAAGRAI from the coding sequence ATGTTCCCGGGGACCCACATCGCCACCCAGCCCGACAAGCCGGCCGTCATCATGGCCGACACCGGCTGGACCCAGACCTTCGCCGAGCTCGACGCTGCGGCGAACCGCCTGAGCAGGGTCTTCCGCAACGCGGGGTTCCAACCCGGCGACCACGTCGCCCTCTGCATGGAGAACCACCCTCGCTACCTCGAGGTGCTGTGGGGGTGTGAGTACGCCGGACTGATCTACACCGCTGCGTCGTCACGCCTCAACGACGAAGAGCTGGCCTACATCATCAACGACTGCGGCGCCCGCGGCTACATCACGTCGAAGTACAAGTCGGATCAGGCGGAGTCGCTGATCGACACCTGCCCGAACCTCGAACTGCGTCTCATGCTCGACGACACGATCGAGGGTTACGACAGCTATGAGGCAACGGTCGAGGCCCAGTCGGCCGAGCCGCTCGAGGGCCGCGTCGCCGGTACCGACATGCTCTACTCGTCCGGCACGACCGGCCGCCCCAAGGGCGTCATGCCGGCACTCGACCAGCAGCCGATCGAGGAACGCGTCACCGGCGTCGCCGGCATGCTCAGCGTGCTGTTCGGGATGGACGCCTCGAAGACCTACCTCTCCCCCGCCCCGCTGTACCACGCCGCTCCCCTCCGCTTCTGCATGTCGACCGTGGCGATCGGCGCCACCGTCGTCGTAATGAGCAAGTTCGATGCCGAGGACTACCTCCGGTTGATCGAGAAGTTCGGCGTCACCCACAGCCAGGTCGTGCCGACGATGTTCGTGCGCATGCTCAAGCTGCCCGAGGAGACCCGGGCGAAGTACGACGTCTCGTCGCTCGAGTGCGTGATCCACGCCGCGGCCCCGTGCCCGGTCCCGGTGAAGAAGCAGATGATCGACTGGTGGGGCCCGGTGCTGCACGAGTACTACGCCGGCACCGAGGGCAACGGCTTCTGTTACTGCAACAGCGAGATGTGGCTCGGGCACCAGGGCACCGTCGGCATGCCGATCAACTGCGTCGTGCACATCGTTGGCGAGGACGGCGAGGAAGTCCCGGTCGGCGAGTCCGGCACCGTCTACTTCGAGGGCGGCGCCGAGTTCGAGTACCACAACGACGCCGAGAAGACGGCCGGCTCGCGCCACCCGAAGGGATGGTCGACCCTCGGCGACGTCGGCTACCTCGACGAGGACAACTACCTCTACCTGACCGACCGCAAGGCGTACATGATCATCTCGGGCGGCGTGAACATCTATCCGCAGGAGGCGGAGAACGTGCTCACCATGCACCCCGACGTCGTCGACGTCGCCGTGTTCGGTGTTCCCAACGACGACTTCGGCGAAGAGGTCAAGGCCGTCGTGCAGCCGAAGGAGATGCCCGCCGACGACGAGGCGGCTGCCGCCCTGTCGGCCTCGCTGATCAAGTACTGCCGCGAGCACCTCGCCGACGTGAAGTGCCCTCGCAGCGTCGACTTCCGCGAAGAACTCCCCCGCCACCCCACCGGCAAGCTCTACAAGCGCCTCCTCAAAGACGAGTACTGGAAGGCCGCCGGCCGCGCCATCTGA
- a CDS encoding glycerophosphodiester phosphodiesterase, giving the protein MHPYLEWPGPLAFAHRGGASDNPENTLPAFRHAVELGYTYLETDVHSTSDGVLVAFHDNDLSRTCGREGRIDELPWSEVQQARVDGTEPIPLFEDLMEEFPNARVNIDCKADSGVDGLIASLKRLDCLDRVCVGGFDDRRLRRIRRALGPGLCTSFGPAQVTALVTGATVPWGGECAQVPVKQGPVAIVTKRTVERAHRRGLQVHVWTIDDPDEMNRLLDLGVDGLMTDRPAVLKQVLTDRGQWVDPA; this is encoded by the coding sequence ATGCATCCGTATCTGGAGTGGCCGGGGCCGCTGGCGTTCGCTCATCGGGGTGGGGCGAGTGACAATCCGGAGAACACGCTGCCGGCGTTCCGGCACGCGGTCGAACTCGGGTACACCTATCTCGAGACCGATGTGCACTCGACCTCGGACGGTGTGCTCGTGGCGTTCCACGACAACGACCTGAGCCGCACCTGCGGCCGAGAAGGGCGGATCGACGAGCTCCCGTGGAGCGAGGTGCAGCAGGCCCGAGTCGACGGCACCGAACCGATCCCCCTGTTCGAGGATCTCATGGAGGAGTTCCCGAACGCCCGGGTGAACATCGACTGCAAGGCCGACTCCGGCGTCGACGGGCTGATCGCTTCGTTGAAGCGTCTCGACTGTCTCGACCGGGTCTGTGTCGGCGGCTTCGACGACCGTCGTCTTCGCCGCATCCGTAGGGCGCTCGGCCCCGGCCTGTGTACCAGCTTCGGCCCGGCCCAGGTGACGGCGCTGGTCACGGGCGCCACCGTGCCGTGGGGCGGCGAGTGCGCACAGGTGCCGGTGAAGCAGGGGCCCGTCGCGATCGTGACGAAGCGGACCGTCGAGCGGGCCCACCGTCGCGGCTTGCAGGTGCACGTCTGGACGATCGACGACCCCGACGAGATGAACCGTCTGCTCGACCTCGGCGTCGACGGGCTGATGACCGACCGCCCCGCCGTCCTCAAGCAGGTGCTGACCGATCGCGGCCAGTGGGTCGACCCCGCCTGA
- a CDS encoding ATP-dependent zinc protease, producing the protein MSESSAQLAVAGWREWIGLPDLDVSWVKAKLDTGARSSAIHAWDIEPFERDGAEWVRFQLHPWQMSDLDAVDVELPVVDRRTIRSSTGHEEERYVVRTKIRVLDLDLTADLTLTNRDEMGFRMLVGREALRGSILVDPGRSYIGPRPSRATRKRNLQEVD; encoded by the coding sequence ATGAGCGAGTCGTCAGCACAGTTGGCCGTCGCGGGATGGCGAGAGTGGATCGGACTGCCCGATCTCGACGTGAGTTGGGTGAAGGCCAAACTCGACACCGGCGCCCGATCGTCGGCCATCCATGCGTGGGACATCGAGCCGTTCGAACGCGACGGCGCCGAGTGGGTGCGGTTCCAGCTCCACCCGTGGCAGATGTCCGACCTCGACGCCGTCGACGTCGAGTTGCCCGTCGTCGACCGGCGCACGATCCGCAGTTCGACCGGTCACGAGGAGGAGCGGTACGTGGTGCGGACGAAGATCCGTGTGCTCGACCTCGATCTCACCGCCGACCTGACGCTCACGAACCGTGACGAGATGGGCTTCCGCATGCTCGTCGGACGCGAGGCACTGCGCGGCTCGATCCTCGTCGATCCGGGACGCTCGTACATCGGGCCGCGGCCCTCACGCGCGACACGGAAGCGGAACCTGCAAGAGGTCGACTGA
- a CDS encoding RimK family alpha-L-glutamate ligase encodes MKLAILSRAPKSYSTQRLRTAALDRGHQVKVLNTLRFGIDLSEDEPDLQFRGKPLSDYDAILPRIGNSITYFGTAVVRQFEQMDVYTPNTANGIANSRDKLRAIQILSRHNIGMPATTFVRDRADVIPAIERVGGAPVVIKLLEGTQGIGVILAPDNKVAEAIIETMQSTKQNVLIQAFVKESKGRDIRALVVGDRVVAAMRRVAQGDEFRSNVHRGGSVEPVELDPEYEQTAVRSAQIMGLRVAGVDMLEGKDGPMVMEVNSSPGLEGIETATKLDVAGAIIDYIDNQVAFPDIDVRQRLTVSTGYGVAELVVHESADLVGTTLGESGLGDRDITVLTLHRGHTVIPNPRRGRELEAGDRLLCFGKLEEMRSMIPERRKRRARVKKLPKVPIHDERPDDELDAPTS; translated from the coding sequence ATGAAACTCGCCATCCTGTCCCGCGCCCCCAAGTCGTACAGCACACAGCGCCTCCGCACGGCCGCACTCGACCGCGGTCATCAGGTCAAGGTGCTCAACACGTTGCGATTCGGCATCGACCTGTCCGAAGACGAACCCGATCTCCAGTTCCGCGGCAAACCACTGTCGGACTACGACGCGATCCTGCCCCGGATCGGCAACTCGATCACGTACTTCGGTACGGCGGTCGTGCGCCAGTTCGAGCAGATGGACGTCTACACCCCGAATACGGCGAACGGCATCGCGAACTCGCGCGACAAGTTGCGGGCGATCCAGATCCTCAGCCGCCACAACATCGGCATGCCGGCCACCACGTTCGTCCGCGACCGTGCCGACGTGATCCCGGCGATCGAACGCGTCGGTGGCGCCCCGGTCGTCATCAAGTTGCTCGAGGGCACGCAGGGCATCGGCGTGATCCTCGCCCCCGACAACAAGGTGGCCGAGGCGATCATCGAGACGATGCAGAGCACGAAGCAGAACGTGCTGATCCAGGCCTTCGTCAAGGAGAGCAAGGGCCGCGACATCCGCGCCCTCGTCGTCGGCGACCGGGTCGTCGCGGCGATGCGGCGCGTCGCCCAAGGCGACGAGTTCCGCTCGAACGTGCACCGTGGCGGCTCGGTCGAGCCGGTCGAGCTCGACCCCGAGTACGAACAGACCGCCGTCCGCTCGGCCCAGATCATGGGTTTGCGCGTTGCCGGCGTCGACATGCTCGAGGGCAAGGACGGCCCGATGGTGATGGAGGTCAACTCCTCCCCCGGCCTCGAAGGCATCGAGACGGCGACCAAGCTCGACGTCGCCGGTGCGATCATCGACTACATCGACAACCAGGTCGCGTTCCCCGACATCGACGTCCGCCAGCGCCTGACCGTCTCGACCGGCTACGGGGTCGCCGAACTGGTCGTGCACGAGAGCGCCGACCTGGTCGGCACCACGCTCGGTGAGTCGGGCCTCGGCGACCGCGACATCACGGTCCTCACGCTGCACCGTGGCCACACCGTCATCCCGAACCCGCGTCGTGGACGCGAGCTCGAGGCGGGCGATCGCCTGCTGTGCTTCGGCAAGCTCGAGGAGATGCGATCGATGATCCCCGAGCGCCGCAAGCGTCGGGCACGGGTCAAGAAGCTGCCGAAGGTGCCGATCCACGACGAGCGGCCCGACGACGAGCTCGACGCCCCGACCTCGTAG
- a CDS encoding gamma-glutamyltransferase family protein: protein MNPLPQSSVRGSRHLVASADQLASRAGDAIFGAGGNAVDAAIATNAAIAVTGPHLCGMGGDLFALVHTGGDVVALNSSGRAGSGADPDAVRADGHAVMPFHHDIRSVTVPGCVDGWVALHERFGSLPLADVLAPAIDLAENGFPASPLLVGSTARLDQAGREQLHELAAQATRTGAPVRRPGAARALRAIVEHGRDGFYGGEFGDGLFALGNGWYSPDDLASSSADWVDPLTASMFGVDVHTIGPNSQGYLTLAGGVAAEPLDLPDPDDERWAHLLIEAAKLAGYDRTQVLHEHADGDALVEAVRQRRHLLDTERASTYHAPASAGDTTYLCTAEADGLAVSLIQSNASGFGCWLAEPNTGINLHNRGLGFSLEAGHPAELGPGRRPPHTLSPALATRGGELVSVFGTMGGDAQPQILLQVAARLFLHGQSPAEAINSARWALAGPETGFDTWSDLDHQRVEVEGHAPDGWEPGLVARGHRVDRLPEYDSGFGHAHAIVRDDHGLSGAADPRCRIGAAIGR from the coding sequence ATGAACCCGCTCCCCCAGTCGTCCGTCCGCGGAAGCCGCCACCTCGTCGCATCCGCCGACCAGCTCGCCAGCCGAGCGGGCGATGCGATCTTCGGTGCGGGTGGCAACGCCGTCGATGCGGCGATCGCCACCAACGCCGCGATCGCCGTGACCGGACCGCACCTGTGCGGCATGGGCGGCGACCTGTTCGCGTTGGTGCACACCGGCGGCGACGTCGTCGCGCTCAACAGCAGCGGACGTGCCGGCTCGGGTGCCGACCCGGACGCCGTGCGCGCCGACGGCCACGCCGTCATGCCGTTCCACCACGACATCCGGTCGGTCACCGTGCCCGGGTGCGTCGACGGCTGGGTGGCGTTGCACGAACGGTTCGGTTCGCTCCCGCTCGCCGACGTGCTGGCGCCGGCGATCGACCTGGCCGAGAACGGGTTCCCGGCCAGTCCGCTCCTGGTCGGTTCCACGGCTCGCCTCGACCAGGCAGGCCGAGAGCAACTGCACGAACTGGCGGCGCAAGCGACACGCACCGGCGCGCCGGTTCGCCGACCCGGCGCCGCTCGTGCACTCCGCGCCATCGTGGAACACGGGCGCGACGGCTTCTACGGCGGCGAGTTCGGCGATGGCCTGTTCGCGCTCGGGAACGGCTGGTACTCCCCCGACGATCTCGCGTCGTCGAGCGCCGACTGGGTCGATCCGCTGACCGCATCGATGTTCGGCGTCGACGTGCACACCATCGGACCCAACTCGCAGGGCTACCTCACCCTGGCCGGCGGCGTCGCTGCCGAGCCGCTCGATCTGCCCGATCCCGACGACGAGCGATGGGCGCACCTGCTGATCGAGGCGGCCAAGCTCGCCGGCTACGACCGCACGCAGGTGCTGCACGAGCACGCCGACGGCGATGCCCTCGTGGAGGCCGTGCGACAACGGCGGCATCTGCTCGACACCGAGCGAGCCAGCACCTATCACGCACCGGCGTCGGCCGGCGACACGACCTACCTGTGCACCGCCGAAGCCGACGGCCTCGCGGTGTCGCTCATCCAATCGAACGCGTCCGGCTTCGGTTGTTGGCTCGCCGAGCCGAACACCGGCATCAACCTCCACAACCGAGGCCTCGGCTTCTCGCTCGAGGCCGGACACCCCGCCGAACTCGGCCCCGGCCGCCGCCCGCCGCATACCCTGTCGCCCGCGCTCGCGACCCGCGGTGGCGAGTTGGTCTCGGTGTTCGGCACGATGGGTGGCGACGCCCAACCGCAGATCCTGCTCCAGGTCGCCGCTCGCCTGTTCCTCCACGGTCAGTCGCCGGCCGAGGCCATCAACTCCGCCCGCTGGGCGTTGGCCGGGCCCGAGACCGGGTTCGACACCTGGAGCGACCTCGATCACCAACGCGTCGAGGTCGAGGGACACGCCCCCGACGGTTGGGAACCCGGCCTCGTCGCCCGCGGTCACCGCGTCGACCGGCTCCCCGAGTACGACTCCGGTTTCGGCCACGCCCACGCCATCGTCCGTGACGATCACGGCCTGTCGGGCGCCGCAGACCCCCGGTGTCGCATCGGCGCCGCCATCGGCCGATAG
- a CDS encoding LLM class flavin-dependent oxidoreductase, with product MADLKLGAFFFGGVEMSDAGAGPPDPMDRRFSNEECWKATLDYIDSAVVADELGFDSFWTTEHHFQYEGYEVIPNGLQISTWIAARTKQIRMGAMFNVVPQWNPLRLAEDFATLHNLSGGRGILGVGRGTVPREVLHLNDKGVSIGSLDNPDQKAADVLNREVFEESMEIVRRALANESFSFHGDHFDIPVPGIPDRGSTVQELTLVPRPLYPYEIWQAVTSPPTLDYVPVVGHGAVFWNQHYSFIKRFWDKYGETYEQSHGTTLAPSEKRMLVIAVRIEDSYEAAVESARPGHDEFWKFLGPYGWSRGYMGDDGKPAQPGLIPTLDESLENKTILLGTPEHVAEGVQFYRDLLGVENLTIFPHLLGDSYAKANEQMTRFKQEVVPLLS from the coding sequence ATGGCCGATCTCAAGCTGGGTGCGTTCTTCTTCGGTGGTGTCGAGATGTCAGACGCCGGTGCCGGACCGCCCGACCCGATGGACCGCCGCTTCTCCAACGAGGAGTGCTGGAAGGCGACGCTCGACTACATCGACTCGGCCGTGGTCGCCGACGAACTCGGCTTCGACTCGTTCTGGACCACCGAGCACCACTTCCAGTACGAGGGATACGAAGTGATCCCGAACGGGCTGCAGATCTCGACGTGGATCGCCGCTCGCACCAAGCAGATCCGCATGGGAGCGATGTTCAACGTCGTGCCCCAGTGGAACCCGCTGCGCCTCGCCGAAGACTTCGCCACGCTGCACAACCTGTCGGGCGGTCGCGGCATCCTCGGGGTGGGACGCGGCACCGTGCCCCGCGAGGTGCTGCACCTCAACGACAAGGGTGTGTCGATCGGCTCGCTCGACAACCCCGACCAGAAGGCTGCCGACGTCCTCAACCGTGAGGTGTTCGAGGAGTCGATGGAGATCGTCCGTCGAGCGCTCGCCAACGAATCGTTCTCGTTCCACGGCGACCACTTCGACATCCCGGTGCCGGGCATCCCCGACCGTGGGTCGACCGTCCAGGAACTCACGCTGGTGCCGCGGCCCCTGTACCCGTACGAGATCTGGCAGGCGGTCACCAGCCCGCCGACGCTCGACTACGTGCCGGTCGTCGGCCACGGTGCCGTGTTCTGGAACCAGCACTACTCGTTCATCAAGCGCTTCTGGGACAAGTACGGCGAGACGTACGAGCAGTCACACGGCACCACGCTCGCCCCGAGCGAGAAGCGGATGCTGGTGATCGCCGTCCGCATCGAGGACAGCTACGAGGCTGCGGTCGAGTCGGCACGGCCGGGTCACGACGAGTTCTGGAAGTTCCTCGGACCGTACGGGTGGAGTCGTGGCTACATGGGCGACGACGGCAAACCCGCCCAGCCGGGCCTCATCCCGACGCTCGACGAGTCACTCGAGAACAAGACGATCCTGCTCGGCACCCCCGAACACGTCGCCGAAGGCGTGCAGTTCTACCGCGACCTGCTCGGCGTGGAGAACCTGACGATCTTCCCGCACCTGCTCGGCGACAGCTACGCCAAGGCCAACGAGCAGATGACCCGCTTCAAGCAGGAAGTCGTCCCGCTCCTGAGCTGA